In Fibrobacter succinogenes, a genomic segment contains:
- a CDS encoding ATP-dependent Clp protease proteolytic subunit: protein MADCNENKEKQTPDMLKKAEEYLASKRRIFLWGGVDDESAERIVKQLLYLDSLNHDDIIFFINSPGGVISSGLAIYDCMNAIQSDVVTVCCGQAASMGAVLLTAGAKGKRCAWPNARIMIHQPLIHGEIVAPASDIQIQAEEMLRIRGITGKILAETSGHTIEQIDRDTERDNFMSAEEAKNYGLVDKVESII, encoded by the coding sequence ATGGCTGATTGTAACGAAAATAAAGAAAAGCAGACCCCGGACATGCTCAAGAAGGCTGAAGAATACCTTGCCTCCAAGCGCAGAATTTTCTTGTGGGGTGGTGTCGATGACGAAAGTGCCGAACGTATTGTCAAGCAACTTTTGTATTTGGATTCTTTAAATCACGATGACATTATTTTCTTCATCAATAGCCCGGGTGGCGTGATTTCGAGCGGTCTTGCCATTTACGACTGCATGAACGCTATCCAGAGCGATGTCGTGACGGTTTGCTGCGGACAGGCTGCCTCTATGGGCGCCGTGCTCCTCACTGCTGGTGCAAAGGGCAAGCGCTGTGCATGGCCGAATGCCCGCATCATGATCCACCAGCCGCTTATTCATGGCGAAATTGTGGCCCCTGCAAGCGATATCCAGATCCAGGCCGAAGAAATGCTTCGCATCCGTGGCATCACGGGCAAGATTCTTGCCGAAACTTCTGGACACACGATCGAACAGATTGATCGCGATACAGAACGCGACAACTTCATGTCTGCCGAAGAGGCTAAAAATTACGGCCTCGTAGATAAAGTCGAGAGTATCATCTAA
- the ftsY gene encoding signal recognition particle-docking protein FtsY has translation MGLFSAIKSGLAKTRDALLGELKGIVGAGKITDETLEELEEHLIKADVGVEAAFLLTDALRENALGKSLTTEQVLDIMRNEAERLLKDPPPFELKGKPHVVLVIGVNGAGKTTTIGKLAARLKGEGKKVMIAACDTFRAAAIDQLETWAERSGAEFVKHQEGSDPAAVAFDACSAAVARGCDVVLIDTAGRLHNKDYLMEELKKIVRVIKKVSPDMPHDMWLVIDGNTGQNTINQTKIFNQSFPLTGLVVTKLDGTARGGSVLSIASSLQIPIRWVGMGERIDQLVEFNKRDYVDGLFENALENRE, from the coding sequence ATGGGTTTATTTTCTGCAATTAAGAGCGGCCTTGCAAAGACCCGCGACGCCTTGCTTGGCGAGTTGAAGGGTATTGTCGGTGCCGGTAAGATTACGGACGAGACGCTCGAAGAACTCGAAGAGCATCTCATCAAGGCTGATGTTGGCGTCGAAGCGGCATTCCTTTTAACAGATGCGCTCCGCGAAAATGCGCTTGGCAAGTCGCTTACGACAGAGCAGGTGCTCGACATCATGCGCAATGAAGCGGAACGTCTGCTCAAGGACCCGCCTCCCTTTGAACTCAAGGGCAAGCCGCATGTGGTGCTCGTGATTGGCGTGAACGGTGCTGGCAAGACGACGACTATCGGTAAACTTGCGGCCCGCCTCAAGGGTGAAGGCAAGAAGGTGATGATTGCCGCTTGCGATACGTTCCGTGCAGCAGCCATTGACCAGCTTGAAACATGGGCTGAACGCTCCGGTGCCGAATTCGTGAAGCACCAGGAAGGTTCCGATCCTGCGGCTGTGGCGTTCGACGCTTGCAGTGCGGCGGTAGCTCGCGGTTGCGACGTGGTATTGATCGATACCGCAGGTCGCTTGCACAACAAAGACTACTTGATGGAAGAACTCAAGAAAATCGTTCGAGTCATCAAGAAGGTGAGCCCCGATATGCCGCACGACATGTGGCTTGTGATTGATGGCAACACTGGACAAAATACGATTAACCAGACGAAGATTTTCAACCAGAGTTTCCCGCTTACAGGACTTGTCGTGACGAAGCTCGATGGAACCGCGCGTGGCGGCTCCGTGCTTTCGATTGCAAGTTCGTTGCAGATTCCAATTCGTTGGGTCGGCATGGGCGAACGCATCGATCAGCTTGTAGAATTCAACAAGCGCGATTACGTTGATGGTCTTTTCGAAAACGCTCTAGAAAATAGGGAGTAG
- a CDS encoding glycosyltransferase family 2 protein has translation MSENVLFYAQIAFWLLLFLIVHCYLLFPMTLPFVSEIFKRKKKSMDGNAELPTVSILISAYNEEAVIERKIQNILEIDYPKDKLEVLIGDDGSADKTAEIVARYADQGITLVKAPKNAGKAAMLNRLQKIAKNDILLFCDANTMFFPNVVRKLVDPFKDKKMGCACGHLILSDKSGSVLGKGESSYWDLESEIKKFEGVLDRLIGGNGALYAIRRELYTELPVKKSVMDDFFVTTKILQKGYFCTFVASAIGTEQTSKESSGEYRRKVRIGRANFNYLFSYLPLLNPFRPLLAYLFFSHKIVRWFSPHIIILLYVANALLLTKGLFYQISFGCMTLAFIVAITKILPSAYYFLLMNLAMLKGFFLAFKRERSGGWAREARSDE, from the coding sequence ATGAGTGAAAACGTTCTCTTTTATGCGCAAATTGCCTTTTGGTTATTGCTGTTCCTGATAGTTCATTGCTATTTGCTGTTTCCGATGACGCTCCCGTTTGTGAGTGAAATTTTCAAGCGCAAAAAAAAGTCGATGGACGGCAATGCCGAACTCCCGACGGTATCGATCTTGATTTCTGCTTATAATGAAGAAGCGGTGATTGAACGCAAGATCCAGAACATTCTTGAAATAGATTACCCCAAGGACAAGCTAGAAGTTTTGATTGGCGATGATGGCTCTGCGGATAAGACTGCTGAGATCGTGGCGCGTTATGCAGATCAGGGAATTACCTTGGTAAAGGCTCCGAAAAATGCGGGCAAGGCTGCGATGTTGAACCGTTTGCAGAAAATCGCTAAGAACGATATCTTGCTGTTCTGCGATGCGAATACGATGTTCTTCCCGAATGTTGTACGTAAGCTTGTGGACCCGTTCAAGGACAAGAAAATGGGTTGCGCTTGCGGCCACCTGATTCTTTCGGACAAGAGCGGAAGTGTGCTTGGCAAGGGCGAAAGCTCTTACTGGGATCTGGAAAGTGAAATCAAGAAGTTCGAAGGTGTGCTCGATCGCCTGATTGGCGGTAACGGTGCGCTTTATGCTATTCGTCGTGAACTTTATACGGAACTTCCGGTGAAGAAAAGCGTCATGGACGACTTCTTTGTGACGACGAAGATTTTGCAGAAGGGTTATTTCTGCACGTTCGTGGCAAGCGCTATTGGTACTGAACAAACCTCGAAGGAATCAAGTGGTGAATACAGACGCAAGGTGCGCATTGGCCGTGCAAACTTCAACTACTTGTTCTCTTACTTGCCGTTGTTGAACCCGTTCCGTCCGCTGCTTGCATATCTGTTCTTTTCGCATAAGATTGTGCGCTGGTTTTCTCCGCATATCATCATTCTTTTGTATGTTGCAAACGCATTGCTTTTGACAAAGGGCCTTTTCTACCAGATCTCGTTTGGGTGCATGACGCTTGCGTTTATCGTGGCGATTACGAAAATTTTGCCGAGCGCCTATTATTTCTTGCTCATGAACCTCGCGATGCTCAAGGGATTCTTCCTTGCGTTTAAGCGTGAACGTAGTGGCGGCTGGGCCCGCGAAGCCCGCAGCGACGAGTGA
- a CDS encoding DUF255 domain-containing protein: protein MMKMRLWILATLCLAMTVFAASPEKPKLVNWLDYTEALEKAKDSKKLIFVDLYADWCIPCRIMDANTYSDPTVASILNTRFVSAKLDVDSQDTITCDGKRKTVQRCYFDVWKLSVLPAFVLIAPKGLSIMTIKDSFTAEEMKYLLYQILEKEKEWISK, encoded by the coding sequence ATGATGAAAATGCGTTTATGGATTCTTGCTACGCTTTGTCTTGCAATGACGGTCTTTGCGGCTTCTCCCGAAAAGCCTAAACTTGTAAATTGGCTGGATTACACCGAAGCTTTGGAAAAAGCAAAGGATTCTAAGAAACTGATTTTCGTTGATCTTTACGCGGATTGGTGTATCCCGTGCCGAATCATGGATGCGAACACTTATTCGGATCCAACGGTGGCCTCGATCTTGAACACGCGTTTTGTTTCGGCTAAGCTCGATGTGGATTCGCAAGATACGATTACTTGTGATGGAAAACGCAAGACGGTGCAGCGCTGTTATTTTGACGTGTGGAAATTGAGTGTGCTGCCGGCGTTTGTTCTGATTGCGCCGAAGGGGCTTTCGATCATGACCATCAAGGATTCCTTTACCGCCGAAGAAATGAAGTATTTGCTTTACCAGATTCTTGAAAAAGAGAAGGAGTGGATTTCGAAATGA